The proteins below come from a single Mya arenaria isolate MELC-2E11 chromosome 8, ASM2691426v1 genomic window:
- the LOC128245062 gene encoding uncharacterized protein LOC128245062, protein MSRRRRTLFEEYDGPVAHITVYKYGAMFTPVERHKQNSKHNISTQILDRPAIISKIYHLLSIHRQKTEEALQQNKILKQCHLKPCHDCSSSLHIALQKAIRLCYNQKIGESRLYPVGELFLELFHCGGDTSALFSPLLDANLIRRSHSGNEILYPKKDAANIHITFEYYLNHVCNINTTVISDSQFAASIKNTDLINKEIGHNSGILPLSAAIHKRDPAFVLILLRYGADPFHSLEANSSSYEDHIRNPTENVIDDLNGLFLFKNTAFSDNICAQLAAEEAKVWTCLTYIRRAVPGIDLTSCTHIITSSGYDSDDKVNEPRKPVPMGPKYNLLPKLADKIDLKFFKKTSSLKQLCRCVVRQKLQANCKTIGSIPKGINLLPLPRLLKDYLDLQTD, encoded by the coding sequence ATGTCAAGACGAAGAAGGACATTGTTTGAGGAATATGATGGCCCTGTTGCCCACATTACTGTGTACAAATATGGAGCCATGTTCACACCAGTGGAAAGACACAAACAGAACAGTAAACATAACATCAGCACACAAATACTGGACAGACCTGCcatcatatcaaaaatctacCACCTTTTAAGTATTCACCGACAAAAAACAGAGGAAGCgctacaacaaaataaaattcttaaACAATGTCATTTGAAACCATGTCATGATTGTTCATCAAGTTTGCACATTGCTTTGCAAAAAGCTATACGTCTTTGTTATAACCAAAAAATTGGAGAAAGTCGACTTTATCCAGTTGGTGAACTTTTCCTAGAATTGTTCCATTGTGGCGGAGACACAAGTGCGTTGTTCAGTCCCTTGCTGGATGCAAATCTAATCAGGCGTTCACACTCAGGGAATGAAATCCTCTACCCTAAAAAAGATGCCGCCAATATTCACATAACATTTGAATACTACCTGAACCATGTATGCAATATCAACACCACTGTTATCAGTGATAGTCAGTTTGCTGCTAGTATTAAGAATACAGATCTCATCAATAAAGAAATTGGACATAATTCAGGTATTCTCCCTCTTTCTGCTGCCATACACAAACGTGATCCTGCCTTTGTGCTGATATTGCTCAGATATGGAGCTGATCCATTTCATAGTCTTGAAGCAAACAGTTCAAGTTATGAAGACCACATACGGAATCCCACAGAGAATGTTATTGATGATCTGAATGGGCTGTTCTTGTTTAAAAACACAGCTTTTAGTGACAATATTTGTGCTCAGTTAGCAGCAGAAGAAGCGAAAGTATGGACATGTTTGACATACATCAGGCGTGCAGTTCCAGGAATTGACTTGACGTCTTGTACACACATTATCACTTCTTCAGGTTATGATTCAGATGACAAAGTAAATGAACCCAGAAAGCCAGTACCAATGGGACCAAAGTACAATCTTCTGCCAAAACTAGCTGATAAGATAGATCTCAAGTTCTTTAAGAAAACATCCTCTTTGAAGCAGTTATGTAGGTGTGTCGTAAGACAAAAACTGCAAGCAAACTGTAAAACAATTGGCAGTATTCCAAAAGGGATCAATCTCTTACCCCTGCCTCGACTGCTGAAAGACTATCTAGATCTACAGACAGATTAG
- the LOC128243183 gene encoding alpha-2A adrenergic receptor-like, whose product METSNLSNSWNYSADDELLRSLTRERFALSIPVLCFICLLMLVGLIGNFLVICTYVKRVSKSSTNMFIFCLATFDLINCTIALPLEIYNLVNPFTNEHRFICSFHRFFGFSADLSSGFIIVCISFDRYLRIARPHQGLSVKGAKIAVLATCIASIAISSLSIFVFGTKVVTFEKYPNIHGHRCGISDSIKDTVWPLFFNIMILISFVVGVIILLTVYILLGIKVRRWSRGRKSKQNRVVRSSEYFQTAIISDDTGSPDSPEPRFSETFTFVPARPVPNAEENKSGFSDGEAAEAKNDSSFKRPVYVRELSRSLDKNQFCKIDDGASVPFHNNGMQTLPVRKPRRATSNVGRKTSMPSLQELKRRMKISRTTVMFISATIAFVVSHLPYAAITIVETVNQDFTKHMSHVGYSLFLFAKYSFVVSYAVNPIIYSFMNAKYRRECKLLLVEISKAIKCHTRRLYFP is encoded by the coding sequence ATGGAGACTTCAAACTTATCAAACTCGTGGAACTATTCAGCGGACGATGAGCTTTTACGGAGCCTTACGAGGGAGCGATTCGCATTGTCGATTCcagtattgtgttttatttgtttattaatgctCGTTGGATTAATCGGTAACTTCCTAGTGATATGTACATACGTAAAACGCGTGTCTAAATCttcaacaaacatgtttatattttgcttgGCAACCTTTGACCTTATTAACTGCACCATAGCGTTGCCACTGGAGATCTACAATCTCGTGAACCCGTTCACCAACGAACACCGCTTTATTTGCAGCTTTCATAGGTTTTTCGGCTTCTCCGCCGATCTGTCGTCTGGTTTTATAATCGTCTGCATCTCTTTTGACCGATATCTGCGAATTGCCCGTCCCCACCAAGGTCTCAGTGTCAAGGGGGCGAAAATCGCGGTTCTTGCGACGTGCATTGCATCAATAGCTATCTCATCTCTGTCAATATTCGTGTTTGGAACAAAAGTAGTCACGTTTGAGAAATATCCGAACATTCACGGTCATAGGTGTGGAATTTCGGATAGCATAAAGGACACTGTGTGGCCTCTTTTCTTCaacataatgattttaatatcaTTCGTCGTTGGAGTTATAATTCTTTTGACAGTGTACATATTGCTGGGAATTAAAGTTCGACGTTGGAGCAGAGGTCGCAAATCTAAACAAAATCGCGTCGTGCGTTCCTCGGAGTATTTTCAAACAGCTATTATTTCGGACGATACCGGAAGCCCGGATTCTCCGGAACCAAGATTTTCTGAAACATTCACATTTGTACCCGCCAGACCTGTTCCTAACGCGGAAGAAAATAAGAGCGGCTTTAGCGATGGCGAGGCGGCAGAAGCTAAGAATGACTCGTCCTTCAAAAGGCCAGTGTATGTGAGAGAACTGTCACGATCTTTAGATAAGAATCAGTTCTGCAAAATAGATGACGGTGCCTCCGTACCGTTCCATAACAACGGAATGCAGACACTTCCGGTACGGAAGCCGCGGAGGGCGACATCGAACGTCGGTAGGAAGACGTCCATGCCGAGCCTACAAGAGCTGAAAAGGCGCATGAAAATCAGTCGGACAACGGTCATGTTTATTTCTGCAACAATCGCCTTCGTTGTCAGTCACTTACCATACGCTGCCATAACAATTGTGGAGACGGTCAATCAAGACTTTACAAAACATATGTCTCATGTGGGATACTCGCTGTTTCTGTTCGCTAAGTATTCGTTTGTCGTCAGTTACGCTGTCAATCCGATCATTTACAGCTTCATGAACGCAAAATATCGCCGGGAGTGCAAATTACTTCTCGTCGAAATTTCAAAGGCGATCAAGTGCCATACAAGGAGATTGTACTTtccataa
- the LOC128244270 gene encoding uncharacterized protein LOC128244270, whose amino-acid sequence MNPADLASRGVHPEEGGKLFIWLNGPKFLNMEKDDWPHEPDGITTEYEDVEMKPAVVTSMVQSQCQDVVSDILNRYSDWYKLQRAVAWLLRLKTFMIHRYLKHETKEIFTGGCLSLKEIKTARKLILMKVQESAYVDEFSKLTSNKKIATSSSLVKLCPVLNEGLLRVGGRFQYTEFSEDSKHPIILPSKHHVTELIVRKYHEVNHHMGAHHVLSLTRQSYWIIHGIRTVKHVVSACMDCKRRFRKTQRQQMAPLPVERLTPDKPPFTYVGVDYFGPMSVKVGRSQQKRYGCLFTCLTTRAVHIEIAHSLGTDSFVCTLQRFMSRRGKPEKIFSDNGTNLTSGERELRAEIAEWNQSRIMNELVQKDIEWQFIPPYASHMGGVWERRIQSVKRALKSVVKEQLLNDEALNTLMTETERL is encoded by the coding sequence ATGAATCCAGCTGACTTAGCTTCCAGGGGTGTACACCCGGAGGAAGGAGGGAAACTTTTCATATGGTTGAACGGACCAAAATTTCTGAACATGGAGAAAGATGATTGGCCACATGAACCTGATGGAATCACGACGGAGTACGAAGATGTTGAAATGAAACCAGCTGTAGTGACTAGTATGGTCCAGTCTCAATGCCAGGACGTGGTATCTGATATCCTAAACAGATATTCAGATTGGTATAAACTGCAACGAGCTGTTGCTTGGCTGCTTAGGTTGAAGACATTTATGATACACAGATActtgaaacatgaaacaaaggAGATATTTACAGGTGGTTGTTTGTCACTGAAAGAAATTAAAACTGCTAGGAAGTTGATACTAATGAAGGTGCAGGAAAGTGCCTACGTTGACGAATTTAGTAAACTGACTTCAAATAAGAAGATAGCAACATCAAGCTCGCTAGTAAAACTGTGTCCAGTGCTTAATGAGGGTCTGTTACGAGTTGGCGGGCGATTTCAGTACACTGAATTTTCCGAGGATAGCAAACATCCGATCATTTTACCAAGCAAACACCACGTGACAGAACTTATAGTACGGAAATATCACGAGGTTAATCATCACATGGGAGCTCATCATGTATTATCGTTGACTCGACAATCGTATTGGATAATTCACGGAATAAGGACAGTGAAACATGTAGTCAGTGCATGCATGGATTGTAAACGGCGCTTCAGGAAAACACAACGACAGCAGATGGCACCGTTGCCAGTTGAGAGGCTTACTCCGGACAAACCTCCATTTACGTATGTTGGTGTGGACTATTTCGGGCCTATGTCTGTCAAGGTCGGTCGTAGCCAACAGAAACGATACGGGTGCCTGTTTACCTGCTTGACGACACGAGCAGTACATATTGAAATCGCACATAGTTTAGGAACAGACTCGTTTGTATGTACATTGCAACGTTTCATGAGTAGAAGGGGAAAACCAGAAAAGATTTTCAGCGATAATGGTACTAATCTTACTTCCGGAGAAAGGGAATTAAGAGCAGAAATTGCCGAATGGAACCAGAGTCGTATCATGAATGAATTGGTGCAGAAAGACATAGAATGGCAGTTCATTCCGCCATATGCGAGTCATATGGGTGGAGTGTGGGAAAGACGGATTCAGTCAGTAAAGAGAGCCTTAAAATCGGTAGTCAAAGAGCAGCTTTTGAATGACGAAGCACTAAATACTCTCATGACGGAGACAGAAAGATTGTAA